In Carya illinoinensis cultivar Pawnee chromosome 7, C.illinoinensisPawnee_v1, whole genome shotgun sequence, the following are encoded in one genomic region:
- the LOC122315119 gene encoding dehydration-responsive element-binding protein 3-like yields the protein MSSEPHNSETESSSNSLSSNPPSPSSPGDSKLQSPESRKNKHMIRDSAKKPVYRGVRMRNWGKWVSEIREPRKKSRIWLGTFPTPEMAARAHDVAALSIKGNSAILNFPELAHSLPRPVSLAPRDVQAAAAKAAQMDKFDSPSSSLSSLVSGMDLSKESEELSEIVELPSLGTSYESEYSGKEFVFVDSVDGWEMYSPPWLQSVEDGGYACDQLAVPENGAPNSFEAGLYVEYKY from the coding sequence ATGAGTAGTGAACCGCATAACTCAGAAACAGAAAGCAGCTCCAACTCATTATCATCTAATCCACCATCCCCATCTTCGCCCGGAGATTCCAAACTGCAGTCACCAGAGTCCAGAAAAAACAAGCACATGATCCGGGACTCCGCCAAGAAACCAGTATACCGCGGCGTCCGCATGAGAAACTGGGGAAAATGGGTGTCCGAAATCCGCGAGCCTAGAAAGAAATCCCGCATTTGGCTCGGCACTTTTCCTACCCCGGAAATGGCCGCTAGAGCCCACGACGTGGCTGCTCTGAGCATCAAAGGAAACTCGGCCATACTCAATTTCCCGGAGCTCGCCCACTCACTGCCCCGCCCGGTCTCGCTCGCTCCACGTGACGTGCAGGCCGCAGCGGCCAAAGCAGCCCAGATGGATAAGTTCGACTCGCCATCGTCGTCGTTGTCGTCGCTGGTTTCGGGGATGGACTTGTCGAAAGAGTCGGAGGAGTTGAGTGAGATCGTAGAGTTGCCGAGTTTGGGGACCAGTTACGAGTCAGAGTACTCGGGGAAGGAGTTTGTGTTCGTGGACTCGGTGGATGGGTGGGAGATGTACTCGCCGCCATGGCTGCAAAGCGTGGAGGATGGTGGGTATGCTTGTGATCAATTGGCAGTGCCAGAGAATGGAGCACCAAATAGCTTTGAAGCTGGTTTATATGTGGAATATAAATATTAG